In a single window of the Streptacidiphilus sp. P02-A3a genome:
- a CDS encoding S53 family peptidase, translating to MRALFRWAVALAAATGLAAAVPMAAQATTVSPTTTGHVTTTPACAKPLHPGGPVCYSLVRTDLHAVHADALTPDQAPSGYGPADLQSAYNLASAAASAGGGATVAVVENADNPNLEADLGTYRSQYGLPACTTANGCFRKVNQSGQQSNYPPGDTGWGTEASLDIDMVSAICPNCHILVVEAGDLDAAQNTAVSLGAHFISNSWGTGDDSGDASSDGDYNHAGVVDVASSGDGGYGVSYPASSRYVVAAGGTSLSRSSSSRGWSETAWSGSGAGCSSWETKPSWQTDTGCGNRTVADVSAVADPGTGVAVYDTYGEGGWFVVGGTSASSPIIASVYALAGAPATNAASVLYANRSGLNDVTSGSDGSCNPSYLCTATTGYDGPTGLGTPNGLSAFTGTGTGGGGGGSTGAVTSGISGKCLDDFAGSSADGTIADLYDCNGTPAQAWTVAGNNTLQVNGKCLDITGGSTADGALVELWDCNGGGNQVWQQGANNTLVNPASGKCLDDPGFSTTNGTQLDLWDCNGGTNQQWNLP from the coding sequence ATGAGAGCTCTCTTCCGCTGGGCGGTGGCGTTGGCCGCTGCCACCGGGCTCGCCGCCGCAGTTCCGATGGCGGCGCAGGCCACGACCGTGTCACCGACCACCACGGGCCACGTCACGACCACGCCCGCCTGCGCCAAGCCGCTGCATCCGGGCGGTCCGGTCTGTTACTCCCTGGTGCGCACCGACCTCCACGCCGTGCACGCCGACGCGCTCACCCCCGACCAGGCTCCCTCCGGCTACGGACCGGCGGACCTTCAGAGCGCCTACAACCTCGCCTCGGCCGCCGCGTCCGCCGGCGGCGGGGCGACGGTGGCGGTCGTGGAGAACGCGGACAACCCGAACCTGGAGGCGGACCTGGGGACCTACCGCTCCCAGTACGGCCTGCCCGCCTGTACCACGGCCAACGGTTGCTTCCGCAAGGTCAATCAGAGCGGCCAGCAGAGCAACTACCCTCCGGGCGACACCGGCTGGGGCACAGAGGCGTCGCTGGACATCGACATGGTCTCCGCGATCTGCCCCAACTGCCACATCCTGGTCGTCGAGGCGGGCGACCTGGACGCGGCCCAGAACACCGCGGTCTCCCTGGGCGCCCACTTCATCTCCAACAGCTGGGGCACCGGCGACGATTCCGGCGACGCCAGCAGTGACGGCGACTACAACCACGCCGGTGTGGTCGACGTCGCCAGTTCGGGCGACGGTGGCTACGGAGTGAGCTACCCCGCCTCGTCCCGTTACGTCGTGGCCGCGGGCGGCACCTCCCTGAGCCGGAGCTCCTCCTCGCGCGGCTGGTCGGAGACGGCATGGTCGGGCTCCGGCGCGGGCTGCTCCTCCTGGGAGACCAAGCCGTCCTGGCAGACCGACACCGGCTGCGGCAACCGCACCGTCGCGGACGTCTCGGCCGTGGCCGACCCCGGCACCGGCGTCGCCGTCTACGACACCTACGGAGAGGGAGGCTGGTTCGTGGTCGGCGGTACCAGCGCCTCCTCGCCGATCATCGCCTCGGTGTACGCCCTGGCGGGCGCCCCCGCCACGAACGCCGCCTCGGTGCTCTACGCCAACCGCTCGGGCCTGAACGACGTGACCTCGGGATCGGACGGCTCCTGCAACCCCTCCTACCTGTGCACGGCCACCACCGGCTACGACGGTCCGACCGGTCTGGGCACGCCCAACGGCCTCAGCGCCTTCACCGGAACCGGTACCGGTGGCGGTGGCGGTGGTTCGACCGGTGCGGTGACCTCGGGCATATCGGGCAAGTGCCTGGACGACTTCGCGGGCAGCAGTGCGGACGGCACTATCGCCGACCTGTACGACTGCAACGGGACTCCGGCGCAGGCGTGGACCGTGGCCGGTAACAACACGTTGCAGGTCAACGGCAAGTGCCTGGACATCACCGGCGGCTCCACCGCTGACGGGGCGCTGGTGGAGTTGTGGGACTGCAACGGCGGCGGGAACCAGGTCTGGCAGCAGGGCGCGAACAACACCCTGGTCAACCCGGCCTCCGGCAAGTGCCTGGACGACCCCGGGTTCAGCACCACCAACGGCACCCAACTCGACCTCTGGGACTGCAACGGCGGCACCAACCAGCAGTGGAACCTGCCCTAA